The Plasmodium vinckei vinckei genome assembly, chromosome: PVVCY_05 region TAGTAAATTAAAACAGGAACATCAATTAATTATTCTCTTAAATATTTGCTCAAGCagttttaaatttattttaattatgcTTATAAAGTAGGTATTTTATCCTTggcaatttattttaatttgttttcttAATAGTCCCCATTTTCACCTTAAAcccttaaaaaatatccaCACACATATTATGTGTGTATCTTTTATGTAAATGAGAAATCTTTATACATATTCAAATgcgaaataaaattttattttatttgggATAAgcttttattaaaatgatatgattttgatttttaatatgcctaaatatttcatcaaCATATGCAATATTTCTTAAATGGTTTAGTAATAAATGGATTTTTGCATAAGTTTGTaaagaatattttgtttgattaattttttgaaactCTGtgaaatttgtatatttatcacTTATTTCTGAATTTGGTTGTGTTTTATTCCCATCTTTAAAActtgaattattattatcatgaTCACCATTTTGCTTATCAGTATTTTCCTTTGTACTAATATCAGCGTTGCATATTAAAAGGATATCTACAGGGGTACTATTTAGaagataatttttaatttgattAATTTTACGATCCATATCATGTGTTTCAcaattatgatatatttggattttttttgttttaactGATGGATCTATGTTATAATAAgggattttttttttataattccctatatttaaattaagtCCCAAATATGGCGATTTACCCTCtttatcaatatatatgtttgatGATATGTTACTGGGCATATCTTCTATAATAACTTTATTAGTTGTAATTTCTCCATACTTGTTtgattttgaaatattttctttttcttctgCATTTGTGTTTTTCCGCTCTGTCTTTCGTTCGccataacaattttttttaacaaacGAATaatcattaatttttttttttagctcACCATTATTAGTATTATATTCCCTAAttaaagtatatattttatctttttttaaaaattgtaataaaatatattttggatttacattataataaaatattaacttTAGAAAGTTTCCTTTTTCGATAAAGGGCATCCTTATTCTAGCATTGGGATCCTTTAAAAGGGAAAAAGTTATGTttggaataaaaataatgtaatttaataaaattacaaataatgtcaaattatatgaaaaaaaatacaaattttttattttgtttattttacggttatcataatattttcttagtcgcggtatatatttttttttatattaaaaataaatttccaggaaatttaatatatgcatacatcCAATATTGTTCCATTAAATTTACAGAAGATTGTTAACACATTTAAatttgataaataaaaaaatgtttatttgttttcataatatttcttacacatattatttataatgtaaaaataaaattttccaaatttgtaaaatatatataattttatggaAATACACAACAAAAAAGTGAGAATATAATACACGAAATAATAGCTCacttaattattaaatattgcTTATGGTActagatataaaaaataatataaaaagaatgataataatatgtgaTGTAATTAATAAGTACAAAATCGAAAAgtgataaaacaaaaatagtagtgaaatatcatatattacCCCATCTCATCActtaaaatacaaaaaaaaatattaatatattagaaGATACATATGTCATAAAGGCAATAAAAAGGATTGCTAATACATACTTAGGGTAAACTAatcagaaaaaatataattaagaATAATTCGATGTGTGTACATTTTCCATACTAACGGAAATGATATACATACCcgcacacatatatatatgaataaaaatgtttgcATGCTcacaataaataaaagatacTTGTGaattacaatatatatttgcttTAAAAGGTAACGAAAATAGCTTAATAGTAATGTAAagacaaataaattataccAGAAGACCAAAGAGTTTCGATATAAATATTGCAAACAATTTATAGCATATTCATAAGAAATATCTTAGTTATTGTGTATTTTGtatatgattatatataggtatatgtaaatgtaaaataaatcaaaaatatttttgctaAGGGAAAGGTAAACTTATACATGCGTATATGCATGCTTATATGCAGGTAAGCACATAactaaaaagaaaaaaaaatgggatTAGTATTCTCCTCAATATTTTCTCGTTTATTTTcgaataaagaaataagaatattaatattaggTTTAGATAATGCTGGAAAGACAACCATATTGAATAGACTACAATTAGGCGATATAGTTCAGACAATACCAACAATAGGATTTAATGTAGAAACAgtgaattataaaaatttaaaattacaaGTGTGGGATTTGGGGGGACAATCCTCTATTAGGCCATATTGGAGatgttattataaaaatacgaatgccattatttatgttattgATAGTTCAGATGATGAAAGGATatttaatacaaaatacGAAATAAATACGATTTTAAAGGAACCAGATTTAGAAGGTGTTTTGTTAGTTATATTAGCAAACAAGCAGGATGTAAAGAATTGCCTTCCCATATCACAAATATCAAaagatttaaatttaacaaCAATAAGGGATAGACAATGGGCGATTTTTGGTACTAGTGCTACGAAAAATGAGGGGATTACAGAGGCTTTGGATTGGCTTGTTGgcaatttaaaataatttgtacatttatatatgtatgtattaGCGCGCAGTgtgtttttataaaaattggattttattatttgggTGTATAAACCTAAGAGCATGTAAATCCTGCAATTggtacatatattttacactTTGGGGAAATTTgagtttttatttttgaatttatacttttaatttataataatatttgtgtaaaaaaatatttattattattcttatttattttgttacatatgacacatttttttcttaaactATTAAATACTGTTGTTTGGTatttgtatgtatatatatatgcatgcgTAATTATATGCGGAATtactattttaatttttttttagtttttgTTTTGATTATAAATTCTTCGATAATATTGgaatgtattttttgtttaacaATTCGGATtgtttcatattttttatattccatatattatttattttgtatatattaaaaaacttcgaacaaattttataaggTATGTGTATAAATACGTCATTACCTTTCATTTACTAAgctgaaaaatatatgtaaatataagaaattTTTCCAGGTTAAATAgtttataataaagataatttattttaaaaaatgtagaactatttttttttgtgaatACTTTGGGTTTAtttcttaaaaaataaatattcccCTTTTTATTCGATTTATTGGGGTCTCATTATTTTACCGTTTTAaccataaaataatatgaacaCATCATGAAACGAGCCAACAATTTGAAgcatacaatttttttgcaaAATTTACGATAGTAAGTTTATATATGGGAAAATAATTGCATAATTGTTCTTAAATAATGTAGTTTTCCAAATGAAATTGATTTTGTTTGATATAAGCAGTACAGTTGGACATGTGgcatatatgaatatatatatatgtatgtgaattttattttaaaaatatatccctccttttttttcgtttccCCAAAGCTTTAACACATCACTTATTAAATCAAAGATAGATGTACTTGAGAATTATgcgaaaaaaaatcagTTACACAAACTGAGAATGGATCATCTATTTGAAGTGTTTAAATTGTATGTCCCTATTTTAATGATAGcaataataatggaaataatagCATTGAATAATTATAAGATTGGGAAATTTAACCTTTTTTTAGGTCAAAGACTGAGGAAGATTATAAATTGTCTCTGCACTTATTAAATGTTTACTATAACTTTGGTAGAAATTTAAATACACAACACGATGTAAATCTATTTTTTGCATTAATTTTAAGGACAAATCAGCTAAATGAAGCAAAAgatgtaatatataattaaaaaggaaatatgTAGTATTTTAAGgaataaacattttttatatttatcatttatttaaatttattgctgttaacatattatttttactcattatttttgaagcttttgaaatatttcaatGGATGGTTATTATGCCCGCCCtctaacaaatatatattattatgtatggaggaattttttaaaaaaaaacaatattatgATGTCAGGGaaattttttcctttattaGACAAAATAggtgatatatttttttaagaagAAAGAaacaaagaaatatatgcttataaatatatccatattattaaatatatatgtgtgtgtatgaatatatggtttcattattttcatttttattagccAAATACAATTGGAGAGTTCCTTCTATACAATAACAATCAAATCCATGATAATGTTGGAAAAAAACGCCATTGAAGAAGCAATGATAGTAAAACAAAGAGATGAACTAcgaatatatattcctcTAAATTTTTCAgcataaattaataatttttaacttgcatatcattttattttttttctttgctACACTCAGATTTACGACGATTCCTATAACATGtccatatatttaataaatgaaattcacaatttattattaggttaaaaagatattaaatattataattttgtccACGTTATTAGCTACATACTTACAAATCAGAGTGTTGTATGcccatatgtatatatatttatatgttgctgtttatatatgcatatatatataattctttaCCCACCTATCAGAGAACaacttatataattattatcacGAGAAATCGGAGAAACCAGaggtaataaatatttaatgcatttataaaatgaaaattatttagttttactatatatatatacaaattcaTAAATGGgcatttgatttattttccgttt contains the following coding sequences:
- a CDS encoding translation initiation factor IF-3, putative; protein product: MPFIEKGNFLKLIFYYNVNPKYILLQFLKKDKIYTLIREYNTNNGELKKKINDYSFVKKNCYGERKTERKNTNAEEKENISKSNKYGEITTNKVIIEDMPSNISSNIYIDKEGKSPYLGLNLNIGNYKKKIPYYNIDPSVKTKKIQIYHNCETHDMDRKINQIKNYLLNSTPVDILLICNADISTKENTDKQNGDHDNNNSSFKDGNKTQPNSEISDKYTNFTEFQKINQTKYSLQTYAKIHLLLNHLRNIAYVDEIFRHIKNQNHIILIKAYPK
- a CDS encoding ADP-ribosylation factor, putative, translated to MGLVFSSIFSRLFSNKEIRILILGLDNAGKTTILNRLQLGDIVQTIPTIGFNVETVNYKNLKLQVWDLGGQSSIRPYWRCYYKNTNAIIYVIDSSDDERIFNTKYEINTILKEPDLEGVLLVILANKQDVKNCLPISQISKDLNLTTIRDRQWAIFGTSATKNEGITEALDWLVGNLK